From Anopheles funestus chromosome 3RL, idAnoFuneDA-416_04, whole genome shotgun sequence, a single genomic window includes:
- the LOC125770232 gene encoding cathepsin L-like: MKFLILIVGFVAAANAISIFDLVKEEWTAFKLQHRKKYESETEERIRMKIYVQNKHKIAKHNQRYDLGQEKFRLRVNKYADLLHEEFVHTLNGFNRSATGMGQLVRGELKPIEEPVSWIEPANVDVPKTIDWRKKGAVTAVKDQGHCGSCWSFSATGALEGQHFRKTGKLVSLSEQNLVDCSQKYGNNGCNGGMMDFAFQYVKDNKGIDTEKSYPYEAIDDECHYNPKAVGATDKGFVDIPQGDEKALMKAIATVGPVSVAIDASHESFQFYSEGVYYEPQCDSEQLDHGVLAVGYGTSEEGEDYWLVKNSWGTTWGDQGYVKMARNRDNHCGIATTASYPLV; this comes from the exons ATGAAGTTTCTAATACTCATCGTCGGCTTTGTTGCGGCCGCTAATGCGATCTCCATCTTTGATCTCGTGAAGGAAGAATGGACTGCTTTCAAG TTGCAACATCGTAAGAAGTACGAAAGCGAGACAGAGGAACGTATCCGCATGAAGATCTACGTACAGAACAAGCACAAAATTGCCAAGCACAATCAGCGCTACGATCTTGGCCAGGAGAAGTTCCGTCTGCGCGTAAACAAGTATGCCGATCTGCTGCACGAGGAGTTTGTCCACACGCTGAACGGGTTTAATCGATCTGCCACCGGAATGGG TCAACTAGTACGCGGTGAGCTAAAGCCCATTGAAGAGCCCGTGTCGTGGATTGAACCTGCCAACGTTGATGTACCGAAAACTATCGATTGGCGCAAGAAGGGTGCCGTCACTGCGGTCAAGGATCAAG GACACTGTGGCTCGTGCTGGTCTTTCTCCGCGACCGGCGCACTTGAGGGACAACATTTCCGTAAGACTGGCAAGCTGGTGTCGCTTTCCGAGCAAAATCTAGTCGACTGTTCGCAGAAGTACGGTAACAATGGATGTAACGGTGGCATGATGGACTTTGCCTTCCAGTACGTCAAGGACAACAAGGGTATCGATACGGAGAAGTCGTACCCGTACGAGGCGATTGACGACGAGTGCCATTACAACCCGAAAGCTGTCGGTGCCACCGACAAGGGCTTCGTAGACATTCCGCAGGGCGATGAGAAGGCACTGATGAAGGCGATTGCTACCGTGGGACCAGTATCGGTTGCCATCGACGCATCGCACGAATCGTTCCAGTTCTACTCGGAGGGTGTGTACTACGAGCCACAGTGCGATTCGGAACAGCTCGATCACGGTGTGCTGGCGGTCGGTTATGGAACGTCCGAGGAAGGCGAAGATTACTGGTTGGTCAAGAACTCGTGGGGCACCACCTGGGGTGACCAGGGATACGTAAAGATGGCACGTAACCGTGACAATCACTGCGGTATTGCAACCACCGCCAGCTACCCGTTGGTGTAA
- the LOC125770287 gene encoding uncharacterized protein LOC125770287 — protein MSQQDKAARRAALRNEYWRTMTNPHNHLRGESGGVFDTGLARFQAMRVNHFEHFKPTGRSFKIGLFTVVIPIIVYAKMMKYERDQREHQYRTGQVSYADRRFKFI, from the exons ATGAGCCAACAGGATAAGGCCGCCCGGCGTGCGGCTCTCCGCAACGAGTACTGGCGCACGATGACCAACCCGCACAACCATCTGCGTGGGGAAAGCGGTGGTGTG TTTGATACTGGCCTAGCACGGTTCCAGGCGATGCGTGTTAACCACTTCGAGCACTTCAAGCCGACTGGTCGCTCGTTCAAGATTGGATTGTTTACCGTCGTCATACCAATCATCGTCTACGCTAAGATGATGAAGTATGAGCGCGACCAGCGGGAACATCAGTACCGTACCGGGCAGGTGTCCTACGCTGACCGTCGCTTCAAATTCATCTAA
- the LOC125770172 gene encoding H/ACA ribonucleoprotein complex non-core subunit NAF1, with protein sequence MEERSNSDETTNGDQVEEKEQSQETTIQATIAEKEGGKVNLDEDKRLDETSIETITPSSETNSAAKDICESSSGDEKLIEVKEAQSAEESSAAEVSETPGSVEANNTIEAPVQAESVDASVGDLEEAVAEVNPTIVEEISQKEVPKEAEQTPTMDLAAEPTNQAMEVEEEPVIPTPVAIVSIQEQVVADQTLPVPVAIVSIQEQVAADQKLETEAVQKISNSSLSMLCQYSGSSDSETEDTDTSNVLEEAKPSSSSSSSDDSDVEIVKENSMTAGGYRVQDDPILVSDAETMDTNAASSEDEIEEPVTGPIRTAGEILPHELPPIEELTITVPETECKPIGHIDSIVSQIVLVQSVAGAELLNLDTVLFLERGKRALGKIFDVIGQVNQPIYCVLFNSNQEILTKNITTGMEVFCAPRTEYTSFIILSELMRTKGSDASWMHDNEIPSYMAEHSDDEEERAAKRNRKKSAANRHHTQNEDGECSEMGEEQQQQHYNPRQPSPSSSRGHYAHRPPQAGRQYNPRYPSGSSWHHNYNPRFNHPQQYRPRFPQRNPQQFPQIPHMQPPPQGGMFLRNPFAGQGPPRPPPPAGSN encoded by the exons atggaggaaaGATCAAACTCCGATGAAACTACAAATGGCGATCAAGTGGAGGAAAAGGAGCAATCGCAAGAAACAACTATCCAGGCCACCATTGCTGAAAAAGAAGGCGGGAAAGTAAACCTTGACGAAGACAAACGTTTGGATGAGACATCCATTGAAACAATTACTCCTTCATCTGAAACGAATTCAGCAGCCAAAGATATCTGCGAAAGCAGTAGCGGCGACGAGAAATTGATTGAAGTAAAAGAAGCGCAGAGCGCCGAAGAATCATCAGCAGCGGAAGTCTCGGAAACACCCGGAAGCGTTGAAGCGAATAACACCATAGAAGCTCCTGTACAAGCTGAATCAGTTGATGCAAGTGTTGGAGATTTGGAAGAAGCTGTGGCCGAAGTTAACCCAACCATTGTAGAAGAAATCTCTCAAAAAGAAGTTCCGAAAGAAGCAGAACAAACTCCCACGATGGATCTCGCAGCTGAGCCCACTAATCAGGCAATGGAAGTAGAGGAGGAACCGGTTATCCCAACACCGGTTGCAATTGTTTCCATCCAGGAACAAGTCGTTGCAGACCAAACACTTCCAGTGCCGGTTGCAATTGTTTCCATCCAGGAACAAGTCGCCGCAGACCAAAAACTCGAAACGGAGGCTGTTCAAAAGATCAGCAACAGTTCGTTGTCAATGTTGTGTCAATATTCGGGAAGTTCCGATTCGGAGACGGAAGATACCGATACATCCAATGTGTTAGAGGAAGCAAAACCGAGCTCATCGTCTTCCTCTTCCGACGACAGTGATGTAGAGATTGTTAAGGAAAATTCTATGACTGCCGGAGGCTATCGTGTGCAGGATGATCCGATTTTAGTAAGCGATGCAGAAACCATGGATACAAA CGCTGCATCTTCGGAAGATGAAATTGAAGAACCCGTTACGGGACCGATCCGTACCGCGGGTGAGATACTGCCACATGAATTGCCTCCTATCGAAGAGTTGACCATTACCGTCCCGGAGACGGAATGTAAACCAATCGGGCATATCGATTCGATTGTGTCACAGATCGTACTGGTACAGTCCGTTGCTGGAGCCGAGTTGCTTAATTTAGACACAGTTCTGTTTCTGGAGCGTGGAAAACGCGCACTGGGGAAAATTTTCGACGTGATCGGTCAGGTAAACCAGCCCATCTATTGCGTGCTGTTCAACTCGAATCAGGAaatattgaccaaaaacataacCACCGGAATGGAGGTATTTTGCGCACCTCGGACAGAATACACCTCGTTCATCATCCTGTCGGAGCTGATGCGCACGAAGGGTTCCGACGCCAGTTGGATGCATGATAATGAAATTCCATCCTATATGGCCGAACATTCGGACGATGAGGAGGAAAGGGCAGCCAAGAGGAACCGTAAGAAGAGTGCAGCTAATCGCCATCACACGCAAAATGAGGACGGCGAATGTAGCGAGATGGGTGaagaacaacagcaacaacactaTAATCCCCGACAGCCAAGTCCATCCTCTTCTAGAGGACATTACGCGCATCGTCCGCCACAGGCCGGTAGACAGTACAATCCACGCTATCCGTCTGGTAGCAGTTGGCATCACAATTACAACCCGAGGTTTAATCACCCGCAACAGTATCGACCCCGATTTCCGCAGCGGAACCCGCAACAGTTCCCGCAAATACCGCATAtgcaaccaccaccacaagGCGGCATGTTTCTGCGGAATCCTTTCGCTGGACAAGGTCCAccacgaccaccaccacctgcaGGATCGAATTAA
- the LOC125770183 gene encoding inositol-3-phosphate synthase, producing the protein MASSSQLKVLSPNVHYTDEHIEVDYQYQTTTVVSSGPSGYTVKPETTELNIRTGRQVPRMGLMLVGWGGNNGSTLTAALEANKRNLEWRTRQGIQKANWYGSITQSSTVLLGSDATGQDVYIPMNELVPMVNPNDIVVDGWDISSMNIGDAMKRAQVLEVELQDQVYKRLSQMRPRPSIYDPDFIAANQAERADNTIRGTRYEQYQQIVKDIREFKEQSGVDKVVILWTANTERFAEVKEGLNTTMADLERSLKQNHSEISPSTIFAMAAIAENCIYINGSPQNTFVPGVIEMAEHYGAFIAGDDFKSGQTKLKSVLVDFLVSAGIKPVSIVSYNHLGNNDGKNLSAPQQFRSKEISKSNVVDDMVASNHILYGADEHPDHCVVIKYVPYVGDSKRAMDEYTSQIMLGGHNTLVIHNTCEDSLLATPLILDLAILGELCSRIQIRRKEAAGGEFVPFRSVLSLLSYLCKAPLVPQGTPVVNSLFRQRTAIENILRACIGLPPLSHMTLEHRFDLPIGESQSEGQHIAKKARVNGSVPFANGTSDKCNGVHNGDAHSSEEVSSH; encoded by the exons atggcatcatcatcacagcTGAAGGTTCTTTCGCCGAATGTCCACTATACGGACGAACACATTGAAGTGGACTACCAGTATCAAACGACAACGGTGGTTAGCAGCGGTCCGAGCGGCTACACG GTGAAACCTGAGACAACGGAGTTGAACATCCGCACCGGGCGCCAGGTTCCACGGATGGGATTGATGCTGGTTGGCTGGGGTGGAAACAATGGTTCGACACTAACTGCCGCCCTGGAGGCAAACAAACGCAACCTGGAATGGCGCACCCGGCAGGGTATCCAGAAGGCCAACTGGTACGGTTCGATCACACAGTCGTCTACGGTTCTGCTCGGTTCGGATGCAACCGGGCAGGATGTGTATATCCCGATGAATGAGCTCGTACCGATGGTGAACCCGAACGATATCGTAGTCGACGGATGGGACATTAGCTCGATGAACATTGGTGATGCGATGAAGCGAGCGCAAGTTCTTGAAGTGGAACTGCAGGATCAGGTGTACAAGCGCCTGTCGCAGATGCGTCCTCGGCCTTCGATCTACGATCCGGATTTCATTGCCGCCAATCAGGCGGAGCGTGCGGATAACACGATTCGGGGAACTCGTTACGAGCAGTACCAGCAGATTGTGAAGGATATTCGCGAGTTTAAGGAACAGTCCGGCGTGGATAAGGTGGTCATTCTTTGGACGGCTAATACGGAACGGTTTGCCGAGGTGAAGGAAGGTTTGAACACCACCATGGCCGATTTGGAGCGTTCGTTGAAGCAGAACCACTCGGAGATCTCTCCTTCGACGATCTTCGCTATGGCTGCTATTGCGGAAAAT tgTATCTACATAAACGGATCGCCGCAAAATACGTTTGTGCCCGGTGTAATTGAGATGGCGGAACACTACGGTGCGTTCATCGCAGGAGATGACTTTAAATCAGGACAAACGAAGCTAAAATCCGTACTGGTAGACTTCCTCGTTTCGGCCGGCATCAAGCCCGTCTCGATCGTCAGCTACAACCATCTGGGTAACAACGATGGCAAGAATCTCTCGGCCCCGCAGCAATTCCGCTCGAAGGAGATCTCCAAGAGCAACGTGGTGGACGATATGGTTGCATCCAATCACATTCTGTACGGTGCCGACGAGCATCCGGACCATTGCGTCGTGATCAAGTACGTACCGTACGTGGGtgatagcaagcgagcgatgGACGAGTACACCAGCCAGATCATGCTCGGCGGTCACAACACACTGGTCATTCACAATACCTGCGAGGATTCGCTTCTGGCCACGCCGCTCATCCTTGATTTGGCCATTTTGGGTGAGCTTTGCTCGCGCATACAGATTCGCCGTAAGGAAGCAGCGGGCGGAGAGTTTGTCCCGTTCCGGTCAGTCCTTTCGCTGCTAAGCTATCTTTGCAAAGCACCATTAGTACCGCAGGGCACACCGGTCGTCAATtcgctcttccgtcagcgaacGGCAATCGAGAACATTTTGCGCGCCTGCATTGGTCTGCCACCGCTGAGTCATATGACGCTGGAGCACCGTTTCGATCTGCCCATCGGTGAGAGCCAGTCGGAGGGACAACACATTGCCAAGAAGGCACGTGTTAATGGTTCGGTTCCTTTTGCGAACGGCACCAGCGACAAATGTAACGGTGTACATAATGGTGATGCTCATTCTTCGGAGGAAGTGAGCAGTCACTAA